In the genome of Massilibacillus massiliensis, one region contains:
- the lysS gene encoding lysine--tRNA ligase, with product MSEVNEQQIQVEELNEMMKVRREKLAAIAEKGIEPFGRRYDYTHHATEIIENFEKLEGQTVRIAGRLMAVRGHGKASFTTVNDMSGKIQLYFRQDVLGEDVYANFKLLDIGDIIGAEGVVFRTQRGEISLKVTDFAIQSKSLRPLPEKFHGLKDVETRYRQRYLDLIVNPEVKDTFVLRSKIIKTMRTFLDERDFLEVETPMMHPIAGGAAARPFITHHNALDMDLYMRIAPELYLKRLVVGGFEKVYELGRVFRNEGISIRHNPEFTSVEIYQAFADYNVLMDLTEDVIIYIAEKVLGTTKINYQGTEIDLSKGWKRISMSDAVLEVTGKDFGKVATIEEARAIADELSVKYEKNHGIGGILNAVFEDKVEETLVQPTFITGHPTEISPLAKRNKENPAITDRFEIFIYGREMANGFSELNDPIDQEGRFLEQVKQRESGDDEAHMMDTDYITALEFGLPPTGGLGIGVDRLVMLLTDSASIRDVLLFPHMRHRE from the coding sequence ATGAGTGAAGTAAACGAACAGCAGATTCAAGTTGAAGAATTAAATGAGATGATGAAAGTTCGTCGTGAAAAATTAGCGGCGATTGCTGAAAAGGGAATTGAACCTTTTGGTCGTCGTTATGATTATACACACCATGCAACTGAAATTATTGAAAACTTTGAAAAATTAGAAGGTCAGACAGTACGGATTGCAGGTCGACTTATGGCAGTTCGTGGCCATGGCAAGGCAAGTTTTACGACTGTAAATGATATGAGTGGTAAAATTCAGTTATATTTTCGCCAAGATGTGTTAGGTGAAGATGTTTACGCTAATTTTAAATTACTGGATATTGGCGATATCATCGGAGCTGAAGGTGTTGTGTTTAGAACGCAGCGTGGTGAAATTAGTTTAAAAGTAACTGACTTTGCAATTCAGTCTAAATCCCTTCGTCCTTTACCAGAAAAATTTCATGGACTAAAAGATGTGGAGACCCGCTATCGTCAACGTTATTTAGATCTAATTGTAAATCCGGAAGTGAAAGATACCTTTGTGCTTCGGAGTAAAATTATTAAGACCATGCGAACTTTTCTGGATGAAAGAGATTTCTTAGAAGTTGAAACGCCAATGATGCATCCAATCGCTGGTGGGGCGGCGGCACGTCCGTTTATTACGCATCATAATGCGTTAGATATGGATTTGTATATGCGTATTGCGCCAGAACTTTACTTAAAGCGTTTGGTTGTTGGTGGATTTGAAAAAGTTTATGAACTTGGCCGTGTATTTAGAAATGAAGGTATTTCAATCAGACATAATCCTGAGTTTACATCGGTAGAAATTTATCAAGCTTTCGCTGATTATAATGTTCTAATGGATTTAACAGAAGACGTTATCATCTATATTGCGGAAAAAGTTTTAGGTACAACAAAAATCAATTATCAAGGCACTGAGATTGATCTTAGTAAAGGTTGGAAGCGAATTAGCATGAGTGATGCTGTTCTTGAAGTGACTGGTAAGGATTTTGGTAAAGTTGCGACAATAGAGGAAGCTAGAGCAATTGCTGATGAACTTAGTGTTAAATATGAAAAAAATCATGGTATCGGCGGAATTTTAAATGCTGTATTTGAAGATAAGGTAGAGGAAACTTTGGTTCAACCTACTTTCATCACTGGGCATCCAACAGAAATTTCTCCACTAGCAAAACGTAACAAAGAAAATCCGGCAATTACAGATCGTTTTGAAATCTTTATCTATGGTAGAGAAATGGCGAATGGTTTCTCGGAATTGAATGATCCGATTGATCAGGAAGGACGTTTCTTAGAACAGGTGAAACAACGTGAATCTGGTGATGATGAAGCGCATATGATGGATACGGATTATATCACTGCACTTGAATTTGGCTTACCTCCAACAGGCGGACTTGGAATTGGGGTTGATCGCTTGGTAATGTTATTGACCGATAGTGCTTCGATTCGTGATGTATTGTTATTCCCACATATGAGACATAGAGAATAG
- a CDS encoding porin family protein — protein MKQKIIVYFALIVALNVTGVAFAEETSEEVPMWAYEKINDLIAKGYLHVPVHGTDLYTRDEMARLVAKAISDMERDAEKSVEGLTATIEGESEDTQSKLERETTLEKLKVEFTPELKKLGYFSEEKIKRDLRAGKRRQAKKPLTITGEIRYNYAFQDGAKGARFDDDSKLRTRVNFDYNFDHNWHLYSMLESNKALVGNSSANGKPVMERWYARGRSGITDVTAGSFGYAMAEGNIYDSTFQGIQGQFGDQVKYKASYGKIDEADEVYTLTANYQDYDYQLESGIYGFEMSNGERRNIWTVAGNYDFENFTVGAMYLNGNQNSKNEDGYVLTVGHGKLNTWRPGTYSLYAKYYDQPALTYVAHTMTGLGNRMQGFKGYGAGVEYTVYENLVAGLEYYDLEDKVTGEKGQTVWTQVTYYF, from the coding sequence GTGAAGCAAAAAATAATCGTATATTTTGCATTGATTGTGGCCTTAAATGTGACAGGAGTTGCTTTTGCAGAAGAAACTTCTGAAGAAGTTCCTATGTGGGCATATGAGAAGATCAATGATTTAATAGCAAAAGGATATTTACACGTACCTGTTCATGGAACTGATTTATATACGCGTGATGAGATGGCTAGATTGGTGGCAAAAGCAATTAGTGATATGGAACGTGATGCGGAAAAATCAGTGGAAGGATTGACTGCAACAATAGAAGGAGAGTCGGAGGACACCCAGTCAAAACTTGAACGAGAAACGACGTTGGAAAAATTAAAGGTTGAATTTACCCCGGAATTAAAGAAATTAGGGTATTTTTCTGAAGAAAAGATAAAAAGAGATTTAAGGGCGGGGAAAAGAAGGCAAGCTAAGAAACCTCTTACGATAACTGGCGAGATTCGATATAATTATGCATTTCAAGATGGGGCTAAAGGTGCTAGGTTTGATGATGATAGTAAGCTACGAACTAGAGTAAATTTTGACTATAACTTTGATCATAATTGGCATTTGTATAGTATGTTGGAGAGTAATAAAGCGCTTGTCGGGAATTCTTCGGCAAATGGGAAACCTGTGATGGAGCGTTGGTATGCAAGAGGGAGAAGCGGTATAACTGATGTAACTGCTGGTTCATTTGGTTATGCAATGGCAGAGGGCAATATTTATGATAGTACGTTTCAGGGCATACAAGGGCAGTTTGGGGATCAAGTAAAATATAAAGCCAGTTATGGAAAAATTGACGAAGCAGATGAAGTCTATACCTTGACAGCTAATTACCAAGATTATGACTATCAATTGGAAAGTGGTATATATGGTTTTGAGATGAGCAATGGAGAAAGACGTAATATTTGGACTGTTGCGGGGAATTATGATTTTGAGAATTTTACGGTTGGTGCAATGTATTTGAATGGAAATCAAAATAGTAAGAATGAGGATGGTTATGTGTTGACGGTTGGCCATGGAAAGTTAAATACATGGCGGCCAGGAACTTATAGTCTTTATGCAAAGTATTATGACCAACCTGCACTTACCTATGTTGCGCATACGATGACAGGTCTTGGCAACCGAATGCAAGGCTTTAAAGGGTATGGTGCAGGCGTGGAATATACGGTTTATGAAAATCTTGTTGCTGGATTAGAATATTATGATTTGGAAGACAAAGTGACAGGTGAAAAGGGGCAAACAGTATGGACGCAGGTTACGTATTATTTTTAA
- a CDS encoding NAD(P)-binding domain-containing protein: MENFAFVLHPLEAMDFARKYSIARKISPTILEGILKYIPPIKVSHISGISSAYSQAEGWFIACPLTSRQMIDLPEPYVINKIIKAGRLAEKMGAKILGLGAFTSVVGDAGITIAKNLDIPTTTGNSYTVATAIEGTKKAAQIMGLDLKKANVVILGATGSIGAACAQLLAREVKYITLVARNEFKLEKVAEKIYADFGLAVRISSNNKMALKSADIVIAVTSAVDNVIEVDDLKSGAIVCDVARPRNISRKVAQLRNDILVIEGGVVEVPGDVDFGFSFGFPEKMAYACMAETMILALEGRYESFTLGRDLTIRQIEIISQLAKKHGFQLAGLRSFERAITDYEINQIKNNITAARNGKARRDAG; encoded by the coding sequence ATGGAAAACTTTGCCTTTGTTTTACATCCGTTAGAAGCAATGGACTTTGCACGGAAATATTCAATTGCCAGAAAGATATCTCCAACGATATTAGAAGGAATTTTAAAATATATTCCACCGATTAAAGTTTCGCATATTTCAGGAATTTCATCTGCATATAGCCAAGCAGAAGGCTGGTTTATCGCTTGTCCGTTGACTTCAAGACAGATGATCGATTTACCAGAGCCGTATGTTATAAACAAAATCATTAAAGCAGGTAGATTGGCTGAAAAGATGGGGGCAAAAATTTTAGGGTTGGGTGCATTTACCTCGGTTGTTGGTGATGCAGGTATCACGATTGCTAAAAACCTAGACATTCCGACTACTACAGGAAACAGCTATACAGTAGCGACTGCGATTGAAGGAACGAAAAAAGCTGCGCAGATTATGGGATTAGATTTAAAAAAAGCAAATGTTGTAATACTGGGTGCGACAGGGTCAATTGGTGCGGCTTGTGCGCAGCTGTTGGCTCGAGAAGTGAAGTATATAACATTGGTAGCTCGGAATGAATTTAAACTTGAAAAAGTGGCAGAAAAAATATATGCTGATTTTGGGTTAGCCGTTAGAATTAGCAGTAATAATAAAATGGCATTAAAATCGGCGGATATTGTGATCGCAGTTACCAGTGCGGTTGATAACGTGATAGAAGTAGATGACTTAAAATCCGGGGCAATTGTGTGTGATGTTGCCAGACCTAGAAATATTTCTCGAAAAGTTGCACAGTTACGTAATGACATTTTAGTCATTGAAGGCGGGGTCGTAGAAGTTCCTGGTGATGTAGATTTTGGTTTTTCTTTTGGGTTTCCGGAAAAAATGGCGTATGCTTGTATGGCAGAAACCATGATTTTAGCTCTGGAAGGTAGGTATGAAAGTTTTACATTAGGACGAGATTTAACAATAAGGCAAATTGAAATCATAAGCCAGTTGGCAAAAAAACATGGGTTTCAATTGGCGGGCTTAAGAAGTTTTGAACGTGCAATTACAGATTATGAAATTAATCAGATCAAAAATAATATTACAGCTGCCCGAAATGGCAAGGCAAGAAGGGATGCAGGCTGA
- a CDS encoding type III pantothenate kinase, translating into MLLVFDIGNSNIVLGTYKDDKLLKHWRISTDRQKTGDEYGMLINNLFNFQGLKMSNIKAIIISSVVPPLVVPLSKMCKRYFNIDPLVVGPGIKTGIRLKYENPREIGADRIVNAVGAYEKFGGPLIIIDFGTATTFCAVAQNGDYLGGAIAPGIGISSEALFQRAAKLPRIELLTPKTVICRNTVTSMQSGIIYGFTGQVDEIVRRMKEELGCDAKVIATGGLANLIAKQSKTIDVVEHFLTLYGLNILYKRNS; encoded by the coding sequence ATGCTATTAGTATTTGATATTGGAAATAGTAACATAGTATTAGGCACCTATAAAGATGACAAACTACTAAAACATTGGCGTATATCGACAGATCGTCAAAAAACAGGAGATGAATATGGAATGTTAATCAATAATTTGTTTAACTTCCAAGGCTTAAAAATGTCCAATATTAAAGCAATTATCATTTCATCTGTTGTACCGCCGCTTGTTGTACCATTATCTAAAATGTGTAAACGGTATTTTAATATTGATCCGTTAGTTGTAGGACCTGGGATAAAAACAGGTATTCGCTTAAAATATGAAAATCCTCGGGAAATTGGAGCTGACCGTATTGTAAATGCAGTGGGGGCCTATGAGAAATTTGGTGGACCTTTGATTATTATTGATTTTGGTACAGCGACGACGTTTTGTGCTGTAGCGCAAAATGGTGATTATCTTGGCGGAGCAATTGCACCAGGAATTGGTATTTCAAGTGAAGCATTATTCCAAAGAGCTGCAAAATTGCCGCGTATTGAATTACTTACGCCTAAAACAGTGATTTGTCGTAATACAGTGACGAGTATGCAATCCGGAATTATTTATGGATTTACTGGACAAGTTGATGAAATTGTTCGGAGAATGAAGGAAGAACTTGGTTGTGATGCAAAGGTTATTGCAACAGGTGGGTTAGCAAATTTGATTGCAAAGCAATCAAAGACGATTGATGTTGTGGAACATTTTTTAACGTTGTATGGTCTTAATATTTTATATAAACGCAATTCGTAG
- a CDS encoding response regulator — MKILIADDEATIREIVALYLEKEGFTVLTAKDGDEALDLECEERPDLLLLDIMLPKISGLELCQTIQRNVPKIFLTAKSAENDKIIGFSLGADDYITKPFSPRELVARVKAVLKRSGALPIMDLTTDIKGMIINHTDKAITIQDQIISLSPKEFELLNFFIRNPKHTFSREQLLTNVWGYDYDGDARTVDATVKRLRQKLNLSEFHYIHTARGFGYRFEVVKK, encoded by the coding sequence ATGAAAATTCTCATCGCCGATGACGAAGCAACGATACGTGAAATCGTCGCACTTTATTTAGAAAAAGAAGGTTTTACTGTACTCACAGCAAAAGATGGAGATGAAGCTTTAGACCTTGAATGCGAAGAACGTCCAGATTTGTTGTTGCTCGACATAATGTTACCAAAAATTTCTGGACTCGAATTATGTCAGACAATTCAGCGCAATGTGCCAAAAATTTTTCTCACTGCAAAGTCTGCCGAAAATGATAAAATTATCGGTTTTTCTCTAGGCGCAGATGATTATATAACCAAGCCATTTAGTCCGCGTGAGTTAGTAGCAAGAGTGAAAGCGGTATTAAAAAGAAGTGGAGCATTACCGATTATGGATCTTACGACAGATATTAAAGGCATGATCATAAACCATACAGACAAAGCGATTACGATACAGGATCAAATCATCTCTTTATCGCCAAAAGAATTTGAGTTATTAAATTTTTTCATTCGCAATCCCAAACATACTTTTTCACGAGAACAATTGCTTACAAATGTGTGGGGCTATGATTACGATGGAGATGCTCGAACTGTTGATGCCACTGTAAAAAGATTGCGTCAAAAATTAAACCTTTCAGAATTTCATTACATTCATACTGCCAGAGGATTTGGCTACCGTTTTGAGGTAGTAAAAAAATGA
- a CDS encoding biotin--[acetyl-CoA-carboxylase] ligase produces MRSSILDLLRNASGYISGEEIAKKMQVSRTAVWKHIRELKQAGYAIESHSRSGYSLVKIPDLLLPNEIKAVLQTKRFGKSIQYFDDLVSTNNAAKQFAMEGAEEGTIIVSEAQNGGRGRLSRGWYSPAGQGIWFSIILRPKFLPQDAPKCTLMAAVAVTRAIENVLGITCGIKWPNDILYDGKKLVGILTEMNAEMDCINYIVIGVGINVNLALHEVPEELQQIVASLSEITGTHLNRIELFSEVLAQLEKIYDEVTYEGFATIFNDWRKYSITLGQEVNVIGIDTNFSGKAIDIDDTGALLVKTETEMKRVVAGDVSIRPQI; encoded by the coding sequence GTGCGTTCTAGTATATTAGACTTACTGAGAAATGCTTCAGGGTATATTTCAGGAGAAGAAATAGCAAAAAAAATGCAGGTATCGCGTACTGCTGTATGGAAACATATTCGTGAATTAAAACAAGCAGGGTACGCAATTGAAAGTCATTCACGAAGTGGATACAGTTTAGTTAAAATACCAGATTTGTTGTTGCCGAATGAAATAAAAGCCGTTTTGCAAACCAAGAGATTTGGTAAATCGATTCAGTATTTTGATGATCTTGTATCTACGAATAATGCGGCAAAACAATTTGCTATGGAAGGGGCCGAAGAAGGTACAATCATTGTCAGCGAAGCACAAAATGGTGGACGCGGCAGATTATCTCGCGGTTGGTACTCACCGGCAGGGCAGGGGATTTGGTTTTCAATTATTTTACGACCGAAATTTTTACCGCAAGATGCACCAAAATGCACCTTGATGGCTGCGGTTGCTGTAACAAGAGCAATTGAAAATGTTTTAGGTATTACATGTGGGATTAAATGGCCAAATGATATCTTATATGATGGGAAGAAACTTGTTGGTATACTGACGGAAATGAATGCTGAAATGGATTGTATTAATTACATTGTCATTGGTGTTGGCATTAATGTAAATCTTGCATTGCATGAAGTTCCAGAAGAATTGCAGCAAATTGTCGCTTCATTGTCAGAAATCACGGGAACCCATTTAAATAGAATCGAACTGTTCTCAGAAGTTTTAGCACAGTTAGAAAAAATTTATGATGAAGTAACGTATGAGGGGTTTGCAACAATTTTTAATGATTGGCGTAAATATTCAATTACACTGGGACAAGAAGTCAATGTCATTGGAATTGACACAAATTTTTCCGGAAAAGCCATAGATATAGATGACACAGGAGCTTTGCTGGTAAAGACAGAAACAGAAATGAAACGTGTTGTAGCCGGAGATGTATCCATTAGACCGCAGATATAA
- the greA gene encoding transcription elongation factor GreA, with amino-acid sequence MAEKQVMLTAEGLKKLEEKLEHLKTVRRGAVAERIKQAIEFGDISENSEYEDAKNEQAFIEGEIMTLEKMLRNSHIIEDGADNESVHLGCTVIIKDIEFNEDLEYTLVGSAEADPTEFKISNESPVGQAIIGQKVGDVVEVHVPAGVLQYKIIEIKH; translated from the coding sequence ATGGCTGAAAAGCAAGTAATGCTAACTGCAGAAGGACTTAAAAAGTTAGAAGAAAAACTTGAACACTTAAAAACAGTACGTAGAGGAGCTGTTGCTGAACGTATCAAACAAGCAATTGAGTTTGGTGATATCAGTGAAAACTCTGAATATGAAGATGCAAAAAATGAACAAGCTTTTATTGAAGGGGAAATCATGACCCTTGAAAAAATGCTTCGCAATAGCCATATTATTGAAGATGGAGCTGATAATGAATCGGTTCATTTAGGTTGTACAGTTATTATAAAAGATATTGAGTTCAATGAAGATCTCGAATATACGCTTGTTGGTTCTGCAGAAGCTGATCCTACTGAGTTTAAAATATCGAATGAATCTCCAGTTGGGCAAGCGATTATTGGTCAAAAAGTTGGGGATGTTGTAGAAGTACATGTACCAGCAGGTGTTTTACAATATAAGATTATCGAAATCAAACATTAA
- the dusB gene encoding tRNA dihydrouridine synthase DusB yields the protein MKIGNVDIDGKVFLAPMAGVTDLPYRILARELGCSLLYSEMISDKGINYRNCHTLEMLKSEKRERPLALQLFGAEPNSVAEAAKYVDQLGIADIIDFNMGCPAPKVVKNNEGSALMKDPKLAARIIKAVVKAVKVPVTVKIRKGWDAKSVNAVEMAKIAEESGVAAIAIHGRTREEYYTGHADWEIIAEVKKNLSIPVIGNGDVRTCQDAKRIFEKTNCDAIMIGRAAQGNPWIFKRLKHFLATGEELPPTTIEERKEIIRRHLDMLIAYKGEYIGAREMRKHATWYTKGLPHSAELRLKFNQAESKDDFWKILDSMIA from the coding sequence ATGAAAATAGGAAATGTCGATATAGATGGCAAGGTTTTTTTGGCTCCGATGGCGGGGGTTACAGATCTTCCATATCGGATTTTAGCGAGAGAACTCGGCTGCAGTTTGCTTTATTCAGAAATGATCAGCGATAAAGGCATCAATTATCGTAATTGTCATACGCTCGAAATGCTGAAAAGTGAAAAGAGGGAACGTCCGCTTGCCCTGCAACTATTTGGCGCAGAGCCAAATAGTGTTGCAGAGGCTGCAAAATATGTCGATCAATTAGGCATAGCTGATATCATTGATTTTAATATGGGATGTCCTGCCCCCAAGGTTGTAAAAAATAATGAGGGGTCTGCATTAATGAAGGATCCAAAACTTGCAGCCCGGATTATAAAAGCTGTCGTAAAAGCGGTGAAAGTGCCGGTAACAGTAAAAATCCGCAAAGGCTGGGATGCAAAATCTGTCAATGCTGTCGAAATGGCAAAAATAGCTGAAGAATCTGGCGTTGCTGCAATTGCAATTCATGGCAGAACACGCGAAGAATATTATACAGGACATGCCGACTGGGAGATTATCGCGGAAGTGAAAAAAAATCTCTCAATTCCAGTCATAGGAAACGGTGATGTTCGAACATGTCAAGATGCGAAAAGAATTTTTGAAAAAACAAATTGCGATGCAATTATGATTGGGCGAGCTGCGCAGGGAAATCCATGGATTTTTAAAAGATTAAAACATTTTCTTGCTACTGGCGAGGAACTTCCGCCAACAACCATTGAAGAACGGAAGGAGATCATTCGAAGGCACTTAGACATGCTGATTGCGTATAAGGGTGAATATATTGGTGCGCGTGAAATGAGAAAGCATGCGACTTGGTATACGAAAGGTTTGCCGCATTCCGCCGAACTTCGTTTAAAGTTTAATCAAGCAGAATCTAAAGATGATTTTTGGAAAATATTAGATTCTATGATTGCGTAG
- a CDS encoding quinate 5-dehydrogenase, with amino-acid sequence MKRIMSISLGSSKRNHQVSVLYGNEKFSLERIGTDGDKRKAIALIKKFDGEVDAFGLGGTDLYIYAGEKRYTFRESKEFVRAAGTTPIVDGSGLKNTLERHVIENLQKNKIIDFTNLPVLLVCGVDRFGMASALNDLNSDVVFGDLLFGLGLPIAIRDIRYLNRFAKFLAPIVTQIPIRYFYPIGKKQEESKPRFAKYFHQAKVIAGDFHFIKRYMPDQLENKIILTNTVTQTDKDLLCSRGVKMLITTTPNFDGRSFGTNMLEAMLVASKNQSCRKLTPKDYEFLLKMFDIQPHIQIF; translated from the coding sequence ATGAAACGCATTATGAGTATTAGTCTAGGTTCATCTAAAAGAAATCATCAAGTTAGCGTATTGTATGGCAATGAAAAATTTTCCTTAGAAAGAATCGGAACCGATGGAGATAAGAGAAAAGCAATTGCACTGATTAAAAAATTTGATGGCGAAGTAGATGCATTTGGTTTAGGCGGAACGGATTTATACATATATGCGGGAGAAAAGCGATATACATTTAGAGAGTCGAAAGAATTTGTTCGAGCAGCGGGTACTACACCAATTGTTGATGGAAGCGGACTTAAAAATACTTTAGAAAGACATGTAATTGAAAATTTGCAAAAGAATAAAATTATAGATTTTACAAATTTGCCCGTTTTATTGGTCTGCGGTGTAGATCGTTTCGGTATGGCAAGCGCACTTAACGATTTAAATAGTGATGTTGTATTTGGTGACTTATTATTTGGTCTGGGGCTGCCTATCGCGATAAGAGATATTCGGTATCTGAATCGATTTGCCAAATTTTTAGCACCGATTGTTACACAAATTCCAATTCGTTACTTTTACCCAATTGGCAAGAAACAAGAAGAAAGCAAACCTAGATTTGCCAAGTATTTTCATCAAGCAAAAGTAATCGCTGGCGATTTTCATTTTATTAAACGCTACATGCCAGATCAGCTAGAAAACAAAATTATTCTGACCAATACAGTTACCCAGACCGATAAGGATTTACTTTGTAGCCGTGGCGTGAAGATGTTGATTACTACAACACCAAATTTTGATGGAAGATCCTTTGGCACAAATATGTTAGAAGCTATGTTGGTTGCAAGCAAAAATCAAAGTTGCCGAAAACTCACGCCAAAAGACTATGAATTTTTATTAAAAATGTTTGATATTCAACCTCATATACAAATATTTTAA
- a CDS encoding nucleotide sugar dehydrogenase, protein MKVFQKIKARQAYLAVVGLGYVGLPLAVAFAEKIKTVGFDINEDKITIYQKGQDPTQEVGNERLMKSLLEFTSDASKLQEARFIIVAVPTPINGDKTPDLLPLKNACSVIGKQLVQDTIVVFESTVYPGVTEDICVPILEAESGLVCGVDFKVGYSPERINPGDKLHRVEGIVKIVSGMDEESLEDISAVYELIIEAGVYRAPNIKVAEAAKLVENAQRDINIAFMNELAMVFDRMGIETNEVIQAMNTKWNALGFYPGLVGGHCIGVDPYYFIYQAEMLGYHSQIIAAGRKINDGMGSFIAQVIIKKLIQANKNVSKAKIYIMGITFKEDCPDVRNSKAVEVCTQLSEYGIQVNVVDPVVDQKELKRKLGISIVDMKEIADADCLVFLVGHKAFQELHADTLESWFGSDDSEENSKILIDVKSIFPSNIWREKGYVYWSL, encoded by the coding sequence ATGAAGGTGTTTCAAAAAATAAAAGCACGTCAGGCTTATTTGGCAGTGGTTGGGTTAGGTTATGTTGGATTGCCTTTGGCAGTTGCTTTTGCTGAAAAGATAAAAACGGTTGGTTTTGATATCAATGAAGATAAAATTACAATTTATCAAAAGGGGCAAGATCCAACGCAGGAAGTTGGAAATGAACGTTTGATGAAGAGTTTGTTGGAGTTTACAAGCGATGCTAGTAAATTACAGGAAGCACGGTTTATTATTGTGGCGGTACCAACGCCGATTAATGGAGATAAAACGCCTGATTTGTTGCCATTAAAAAACGCTTGCAGCGTTATTGGAAAGCAGCTGGTGCAAGACACAATTGTTGTTTTTGAATCTACTGTGTATCCTGGTGTTACAGAGGATATCTGTGTACCTATTTTAGAAGCAGAATCGGGACTTGTCTGTGGCGTTGATTTTAAAGTCGGATATTCACCGGAACGAATTAATCCTGGCGATAAGCTGCATAGAGTGGAAGGTATTGTGAAGATTGTTTCTGGAATGGATGAGGAATCTTTAGAAGATATTTCGGCAGTTTATGAATTAATTATTGAGGCAGGTGTTTATCGAGCACCAAATATTAAAGTTGCAGAAGCTGCAAAATTAGTAGAAAATGCGCAGCGGGATATTAATATTGCTTTTATGAATGAATTGGCAATGGTGTTTGATCGTATGGGAATTGAAACGAATGAAGTGATTCAGGCAATGAATACGAAGTGGAATGCTTTGGGCTTTTACCCAGGTTTGGTAGGCGGACATTGTATTGGTGTCGATCCCTACTATTTCATCTATCAAGCAGAAATGCTGGGATATCATTCTCAGATCATTGCAGCGGGTCGGAAAATAAATGACGGCATGGGAAGTTTTATTGCACAGGTTATTATTAAGAAATTGATTCAGGCAAATAAGAACGTAAGTAAAGCCAAGATTTATATTATGGGAATTACATTTAAAGAAGATTGTCCAGATGTACGAAACTCAAAAGCAGTAGAAGTTTGTACGCAACTTAGTGAATATGGAATTCAAGTAAATGTAGTGGATCCTGTGGTAGATCAGAAAGAACTAAAAAGGAAACTTGGAATTTCTATCGTTGACATGAAAGAAATAGCCGATGCAGATTGTCTTGTTTTTTTAGTTGGTCATAAGGCGTTTCAAGAATTGCATGCAGATACCTTGGAGAGTTGGTTTGGAAGCGATGATTCTGAAGAGAACAGTAAGATTTTGATTGATGTAAAAAGTATTTTTCCTTCGAATATTTGGCGAGAAAAAGGATATGTATATTGGAGTTTATAA